TACCGACCCGTGGCTGGGCGCGGCCCAGCGTGGTACCGACTTCCTCCACGAGCACTTTCGCGACGCCGAACACGGGGGGTACCACTGGCTGCTCTCCGGGACGACGCCGACCGACTCACAGCGGGTCTGCTACGGGCACGCGTTCGTCGTCCTCGCGTACGCTCGGGCGACCGACGCCGGGGTCGACGGCGCAGCGGACCGGCTCGACGAGGCCTGGACACTGCTCGACGAGCGGTTCTACGAGCCCGACCAGGGACTCTACCGGAGCGTCTTCGACGCCGACTGGGACGCTGCCGAAGCCTACCGCGGGCAGAACGCCAACATGCACGCCTGTGAGGCCAACATCGTCGCCTACGAGGTTACCGGCGAGACCCGGTATCTCGACCGCGCGCTGACTGTCGCCGAACGGCTCTGTGTCGACCTGGCCGGCGAGACCGAGGGCCGGATCTGGGAACACTACACCGACGACTGGAGCCACGACTTCGCGTACAACCGCGACGACCCGACCCACCAGTTCCGCCCGTGGGGGTACCAGCCCGGTCACCACGCCGAGTGGGCGAAACTCCTCTCGATTCTGGACCGCCACGCCGAGGCCGACTGGCTGCTCGACCGCGCCAGGGAACTGTTCGACGCGGCGACGACCGGCTGGGACGACGACCGCGGCGGGTTCTACTACTCGCTAGACCGGGCGGGCGAGCCGGTCGTCGACGACAAGTACAGCTGGGAGGTCGCCGAAGCGATCGGTGCCGCCGCCGCGCTGATCGAGCGGACCGGCCGGGATCGGTACCGGGAGTGGTACGACCGCTGCTGGGAGTACGCGGTCGAGACGATGGTCGCGCCCAGCGGCAACTGGTACGAACGGGTCGACGTGGACAACGAGCCGTATCCGACCGGCGACGGGCCGGCGGTCGAACCGGGCTATCACCCGATCGGTGCCTGCTACGAGAGCCTGCGGAGCCTCGGCGAGTAGCCGCCCGGCGGCTCGTTTCCCCGTTATCTCGGGCGCGATCGACCTACCGTCTCCCGGTCGTGTCGGCCACCGTCTCACGCTCACCCCCGTTCACGAACATTCTTAGCCCGTCGGGCGCAATCGTTGTCCAACCAGATGGCGACCGCCGACAACACCGAACTCATCGATCGCTTCGAGGAGTTCTACCGCAACTACTACCGCAACGAGATCGGTGAGCTCGCACAGAAGTACCCCAACGACCAGAAGTCGCTGTATATCGACTGGGACGACCTCTATCGGTTCGATCCGGACCTGGCCGACGACTACCGCACCAAGCCCGAACAGCTCCAGGAGTACGCCGAGGAGGCGCTGCGGCTGTACGACCTCCCCGTCGACGTCTCGCTGGGCCAGGCCCACGTCCGGGTCCAGAACCTCCCCGACTCCGAGGACATCCGCGAGATTCGGCACGAACACCACGGCAACCTCATCGCCGTTCAGGGCATCGTCCGGAAGGCGACCGACGTTCGCCCGAAGGTCGTCGAAGCCGCCTTCGAGTGCCAGCGCTGCGGGACCCTCACCCGCATCCCACAGAACACCGGCGACTTCCAGGAGCCCCACGAGTGTCAGGGCTGTGAACGCCAGGGCCCGTTCCGGCTCAACACCGAACAGTCCCAGTTCATCGACGCCCAGAAGATCCGCGTCCAGGAGTCCCCCGAGGGGTTGCGTGGCGGTGAGACGCCCCAGTCGATCGACATCAACGTCGAGGACGACATCACGGGGACGGTGACGGCGGGTGACCACGTCCGGGTCACCGGCGTCCTCAAACTCGACCAGCAGGGGTCGGACCAGGACAAGTCACCGATGTTCGACATCTACATGGACGGGGTCAGCGTCGTCATTGAGGACGAGCAGTTCGAGGACATGGACATCACCGACGCCGACAAGAAAGAGATCATCGAGCTCTCGAACGAGCCCGACATCTACGACCGGATGGTCGGCGCCATCGCCCCCTCCATCTACGGCTACGAGAAGGAGAAGCTCGCGATGATGCTCCAGCTGTTTTCGGGCGTCACGAAGGAACTCCCCGACGGCTCGCGCATCCGGGGTGACCTGCACATGCTACTGATCGGTGACCCCGGAACTGGCAAATCGCAGATGTTATCATATATCCGGGAGATAGCCCCTCGGTCTGTCTACACGTCGGGGAAAGGCTCCAGCTCTGCCGGCCTTACTGCGGCGGCTGTGCGGGACGACTTCGGCGACGGCCAACAGTGGACGCTAGAGGCTGGCGCGCTCGTTCTGGCCGATCAAGGCATCGCCGCTGTCGACGAGCTAGACAAGATGAGTTGCGTGACTGGGGATACCCTCGTCCACGGGGCCGATGGGATCAACAGGATCCGTGACCTCGCCCACGAGTACGCCGACGACGGCGCGGTTGAATCGCTCTCCAACGGGCGTATGATCCGCGATATCGGCGATCTGCAGGTCTGGACGATGACCGACGACGGGCGGCTCGTCACCCGCCCGGTGACGGCCATCCACGAGTACGACGCGCCCGAGGACCTGACGCGGGTGACACTCCAGACGGGCGAACGACTCACCGCGACGGCGGACCACCCGTTCTTCGTCCGCGACGACGGCGAGCGTGTCGAACGGCCAGCCGCCGATTTGGAAGCCGGTGACTGGGTCTACGTCCCCCGGTCGGTGAGTGAGACGGCCGCCGACGGTGGCATCGACGCTGGCACGACAGCCGCGCCGGCGCTTGACAGAGAGTCGAACGGATCCGATAGCACAGTGTCTCCGGCGTTGGCGTCGATACTTGGCTACCTTGCCGGCGACGGCAACGTCTACTACGAGCGCGACGAGGGGGTCTACGGCATCCGGTTCACCAACGCGGAAGCGGAACTGCTCGCTGACTTCGAGCGGGCGTGCCGACAGGCGTTCGATAGCGAGCCAGTTCAACCGCCGAGCGAACAGCGTGACGACGGTGTCGAAACCGTCCGCATGCCGGGGAAACAGTACGCCGACGCCGTGCTCGACGCGGGGATGAATCTCGACGTCTACGACGGCAAACGATTGCCCGAGGCTGTCACTCGATCCTCACGAACGGCGAAAGGCGCGTTCCTCCGCGCGCTTGCCGACAGTGAAGGCACGGTCGACGACCGGAACGTCAAGATCTACTCGTCGAGTTACGACCTCCTCCTCGGCGCGAAGCAACTCCTGCTGGAGTTCGGCGTGTCGAGCCAGATCCAGACGCGCAAACGTTCGGCGGGTCGTGACGTCTACGTCCTCGCGATCACCGACGCCGACTCGCTGGTCGCGTTCGACCGTCACGTCGGGTTCACGCTCAACCGGAAGCAGGGGGCGCTCGACAACGTGGTCGACGCCGTCTCTGGCGACCGGACGATCCTCGATGTCGTTCCGCAGTGTGGATCGCTACTGGCCGACTGCCGTGAGTCGCTCCGTCTGCACCAGTCCGAGTGTGGGCTGAACGATGCGACATACTGTAGCTTCGAGAACGAAGACGCCGATGTCTCGATCCGGGCCGCCAGGACCATCCTGGAAGCGTTCGAATCCCGGAAACGCGACGCCGCCGCCGACCGTCGCGGGACGCTCGATGATGCCGACTGGGAGACGTTGGCCGCTGTCAGAGAGCGGTACCACGTCTCGCAGTCGGAACTGGCGACCGGGACGGACTACACCCAACAGCAGATATCCCGACTGTGGGACGAGGACGAACACCTCCGTGCTGTCGTCGCCACGAGGCTGGAGACGATTCTCGGAGCCGTCGCCGACACGGATCTGGATCCGCTCCGCGGACTCGTCACCGGGGACGTGAAGTGGCGACGCGTCGAGACGGTCGAGACAGTTCCGGCAAAAGTGGAGGACGATCAGATTCGCCTGCTCACCGAGGAGATCGCCGAACTCCTAGGATGTTCGGCCGACGAGGCTGTCGAGCGGGCACGCACGCTCCTGGCTTCCGACCCTGCGCTCACCGACTGGGAATCGGTCCGAACGGTGATGGAGCGATACGGCATCTCCGGTGCAGCAGTCGCGGACGACATCGGTGTCGACCAGTCGACTGTCTCGCGCTGGCTACGTGGTGTCGTCGACACCGATCAGTTCGACGAGATTCGGGGCGCAGTTCGCCAGCGTGTCGACCGTCTCCGAACCAAACTGGAGGGGCTTGTCGACGAGATCGAGGCACGCCAGACACCGAGCGTCTACGACCTGACGGTCGAGGGAACACACAACTTCGTGGCCAACGGCATGGT
Above is a window of Haloarcula halophila DNA encoding:
- a CDS encoding AGE family epimerase/isomerase, giving the protein MSAYTDADWLRDHLGDVLAFYYPACVDERNGGFVAQLDAETGESYDPDSKHLVAAARFTRNFALAVELFGTDPWLGAAQRGTDFLHEHFRDAEHGGYHWLLSGTTPTDSQRVCYGHAFVVLAYARATDAGVDGAADRLDEAWTLLDERFYEPDQGLYRSVFDADWDAAEAYRGQNANMHACEANIVAYEVTGETRYLDRALTVAERLCVDLAGETEGRIWEHYTDDWSHDFAYNRDDPTHQFRPWGYQPGHHAEWAKLLSILDRHAEADWLLDRARELFDAATTGWDDDRGGFYYSLDRAGEPVVDDKYSWEVAEAIGAAAALIERTGRDRYREWYDRCWEYAVETMVAPSGNWYERVDVDNEPYPTGDGPAVEPGYHPIGACYESLRSLGE
- a CDS encoding LAGLIDADG family homing endonuclease, with the protein product MATADNTELIDRFEEFYRNYYRNEIGELAQKYPNDQKSLYIDWDDLYRFDPDLADDYRTKPEQLQEYAEEALRLYDLPVDVSLGQAHVRVQNLPDSEDIREIRHEHHGNLIAVQGIVRKATDVRPKVVEAAFECQRCGTLTRIPQNTGDFQEPHECQGCERQGPFRLNTEQSQFIDAQKIRVQESPEGLRGGETPQSIDINVEDDITGTVTAGDHVRVTGVLKLDQQGSDQDKSPMFDIYMDGVSVVIEDEQFEDMDITDADKKEIIELSNEPDIYDRMVGAIAPSIYGYEKEKLAMMLQLFSGVTKELPDGSRIRGDLHMLLIGDPGTGKSQMLSYIREIAPRSVYTSGKGSSSAGLTAAAVRDDFGDGQQWTLEAGALVLADQGIAAVDELDKMSCVTGDTLVHGADGINRIRDLAHEYADDGAVESLSNGRMIRDIGDLQVWTMTDDGRLVTRPVTAIHEYDAPEDLTRVTLQTGERLTATADHPFFVRDDGERVERPAADLEAGDWVYVPRSVSETAADGGIDAGTTAAPALDRESNGSDSTVSPALASILGYLAGDGNVYYERDEGVYGIRFTNAEAELLADFERACRQAFDSEPVQPPSEQRDDGVETVRMPGKQYADAVLDAGMNLDVYDGKRLPEAVTRSSRTAKGAFLRALADSEGTVDDRNVKIYSSSYDLLLGAKQLLLEFGVSSQIQTRKRSAGRDVYVLAITDADSLVAFDRHVGFTLNRKQGALDNVVDAVSGDRTILDVVPQCGSLLADCRESLRLHQSECGLNDATYCSFENEDADVSIRAARTILEAFESRKRDAAADRRGTLDDADWETLAAVRERYHVSQSELATGTDYTQQQISRLWDEDEHLRAVVATRLETILGAVADTDLDPLRGLVTGDVKWRRVETVETVPAKVEDDQIRLLTEEIAELLGCSADEAVERARTLLASDPALTDWESVRTVMERYGISGAAVADDIGVDQSTVSRWLRGVVDTDQFDEIRGAVRQRVDRLRTKLEGLVDEIEARQTPSVYDLTVEGTHNFVANGMVVHNSEDRSAMHEALEQQRISVSKAGINATLKSRCSLLGAANPKYGRFDQYESIGEQIDLEPALISRFDLIFTVTDQPDEEKDRNLAKHIIQTNYAGELNTHRVETSTSNYSAEEVETVTDEVAPTIEPNLLRKYIAYAKRNCFPTMTEEAKTVIEEFYVDLRLKGQDEDAPVPVTARKLEALVRLAEASARIRLSDTVEEEDADRAVEIAHYCLKEIGVDPETGEFDADVVETGTSKSQRDRIQNIRGIIADIEDEYDEGAPVDVVIERAEEVDIDESKAEHEIEKLKQKGEVYEPRTDHLRTT